One genomic region from Erythrobacter mangrovi encodes:
- a CDS encoding NAD(P)/FAD-dependent oxidoreductase, whose translation MEEIEFLVVGAGIAGLSAAARLARHGRTVVCEAEEAPGVHASGRSAAFAHFDMDAPLVRALTAASMPLLEEPAARRHPALFIALAGQDEALDRVEAAYRQWAPWVERLDADAARTLVPVLKTGAEGIIGALLDRDGRKLDAHALLEQHRHALGAAGGSIATRSPVTTMRHDGTHWIVDTPGQSYAARVVVNAAGAWVDEIAQLAGVAPIGIRPLRRTVITFDVPEGIDVSVWPFTKTVGPGFYIEPEGRGRLLACPMDEHPSKPCDAQPEEEDVALAAWRVEEATTLEIRHLASKWAGLRSFAPDRLPVAGFDPAAPGFFWLAGQGGFGLQTSPAMALAAEALATGGAWPDELRAVEVKATQLALSRFG comes from the coding sequence ATGGAAGAGATTGAATTCCTTGTCGTGGGTGCCGGCATCGCCGGCCTTTCGGCCGCGGCGCGCCTGGCCCGGCACGGCCGCACCGTCGTCTGCGAAGCGGAGGAAGCACCCGGGGTGCACGCGTCCGGGCGCAGCGCCGCCTTTGCCCATTTCGACATGGATGCGCCTCTGGTACGCGCGCTGACCGCGGCCAGCATGCCGCTGCTCGAAGAACCTGCCGCGCGGCGCCACCCGGCGCTGTTCATCGCGCTGGCCGGGCAGGACGAGGCGCTCGATCGGGTCGAGGCCGCCTATCGCCAATGGGCACCGTGGGTCGAGCGGCTCGATGCCGATGCAGCGCGGACGCTGGTGCCGGTGCTGAAGACGGGTGCGGAAGGCATCATCGGCGCGTTGCTCGATCGCGACGGCCGCAAGCTCGATGCGCACGCGCTGCTCGAACAGCACCGCCATGCGCTGGGCGCAGCAGGCGGGAGCATCGCGACCCGCTCGCCGGTCACCACGATGCGGCACGACGGCACGCATTGGATCGTCGACACGCCAGGACAGAGCTACGCGGCGCGGGTTGTGGTCAACGCCGCCGGGGCCTGGGTCGACGAAATCGCACAGCTGGCGGGAGTCGCACCGATCGGCATCCGCCCCTTGCGCCGCACGGTCATAACCTTCGACGTGCCCGAGGGGATCGACGTTTCCGTCTGGCCCTTCACCAAGACGGTCGGCCCAGGCTTCTATATCGAGCCCGAGGGGCGCGGCCGGCTGCTTGCCTGCCCTATGGACGAGCACCCGTCCAAACCCTGTGATGCGCAACCCGAAGAAGAGGATGTCGCGCTCGCCGCATGGCGGGTGGAAGAAGCGACCACGCTCGAGATCCGGCACCTTGCGAGCAAATGGGCGGGCCTGAGAAGCTTCGCCCCCGATCGCCTGCCGGTCGCCGGCTTTGATCCGGCGGCACCGGGCTTCTTCTGGCTCGCCGGGCAAGGTGGTTTCGGCCTGCAAACCTCCCCCGCCATGGCACTGGCGGCAGAGGCACTCGCCACAGGCGGCGCCTGGCCCGATGAACTACGCGCGGTCGAGGTCAAGGCCACGCAGCTGGCCCTCAGTCGGTTTGGCTGA
- the gorA gene encoding glutathione-disulfide reductase, producing the protein MADYDYDLFTIGAGSGGVRASRIAGTHGARVAIAEEYRYGGTCVIRGCVPKKMLVYASMFAEQLGHTQSKGWTIGDAKFDWAALRDFVNRDVDRLEGLYGETLGNAGVERFSERATITGPNTVKLASGREISARYILVATGGWPVIPEFPGSEHCISSNEVFHLDEQPKRLVVMGGGYIAVEFAGIFNALGSKVTLVNRSETILRTYEQEVVERLPPIMEARGMDLQLNAHITEVAKLADGSLEVTLSNGTKIAADQVLVATGRSPNTAGLGLENAGVKLGHKGEIPVDSYSKTSCDSIYAVGDVTDRIQLTPVAIREGHAVADTLFGNNRHHVDHSCVASAVFSQPSIAAVGLTEEQARREFEDVKIYTSNFRPMGNIFSPRVERGFYKMVVDGQTDRVLGIHMIGPDSAEIIQAAAVAVKAKLKKADFDATVAIHPTMAEELVLLK; encoded by the coding sequence ATGGCCGACTACGACTACGACCTGTTCACCATTGGCGCGGGCTCCGGCGGGGTGCGGGCAAGCCGCATTGCGGGCACGCATGGCGCCCGCGTCGCGATCGCCGAAGAGTATCGCTATGGCGGCACCTGCGTCATCCGCGGTTGCGTGCCGAAGAAGATGCTCGTCTACGCTTCGATGTTTGCCGAACAGCTGGGCCACACCCAGTCCAAGGGCTGGACCATCGGCGATGCAAAGTTCGACTGGGCTGCGTTGCGCGATTTCGTCAATCGTGACGTAGACCGGCTCGAAGGGCTTTATGGCGAAACGCTGGGCAATGCCGGGGTCGAACGCTTCAGCGAGCGCGCAACCATCACCGGACCCAACACCGTCAAGCTCGCTTCGGGCCGCGAAATCAGCGCGCGCTACATCCTGGTGGCCACCGGCGGCTGGCCGGTGATCCCCGAATTCCCCGGTTCGGAACACTGCATCAGCTCGAACGAGGTCTTCCACCTCGACGAACAGCCGAAGCGGCTGGTGGTGATGGGCGGCGGCTATATCGCGGTCGAATTCGCGGGGATCTTCAACGCGCTGGGCAGCAAGGTGACGCTGGTCAACCGCAGCGAGACGATCCTTCGTACGTATGAGCAGGAAGTGGTCGAGCGCCTGCCTCCGATCATGGAGGCGCGCGGCATGGACCTGCAGTTGAACGCGCATATCACCGAGGTGGCCAAGCTGGCCGACGGATCGCTCGAGGTCACGCTCAGCAATGGCACCAAGATCGCCGCCGACCAGGTGCTGGTCGCCACCGGCCGTTCCCCCAATACCGCCGGGCTGGGCCTGGAAAACGCCGGTGTTAAGCTGGGTCACAAGGGTGAGATCCCGGTCGATTCCTACAGCAAGACCAGCTGTGACAGCATCTATGCGGTGGGCGATGTGACCGACCGCATCCAGCTGACCCCGGTCGCGATCCGTGAAGGGCACGCGGTGGCCGACACGCTGTTTGGCAACAACCGCCACCACGTCGATCACAGCTGCGTCGCTTCGGCGGTGTTCTCGCAGCCCTCGATTGCCGCTGTCGGGCTGACCGAGGAGCAGGCCCGGCGCGAATTCGAAGACGTGAAGATCTACACCTCGAACTTCCGCCCGATGGGCAACATCTTCTCGCCCCGGGTCGAACGCGGTTTCTACAAGATGGTGGTCGACGGCCAGACCGATCGGGTGCTCGGCATCCATATGATCGGGCCGGATTCGGCGGAGATCATCCAGGCGGCTGCCGTGGCGGTGAAGGCGAAGCTCAAGAAGGCCGATTTTGACGCGACGGTGGCGATCCACCCGACCATGGCGGAAGAGCTGGTGCTGCTGAAATAG
- a CDS encoding cytochrome P460 family protein: protein MYIVKGAMLASICAVTLAGCTQQAGEAMPQPIEVSDATGAISLPEGFDRWPTLGAWATASAGPDTPVNELHTVYVSPGGIESYRKDGVFADGTVLVKAVSDVKAAPLTTGNAHWAAKDKVWFVMVKDSKNSHKDNPLWREGWGWALFDAGDPSKQVATSFEETCQTCHEPAKDSDWIYSAAYPVLHDGEPKKASWDPN from the coding sequence ATGTACATCGTTAAAGGCGCGATGCTGGCAAGCATCTGCGCAGTCACGCTTGCCGGGTGCACCCAGCAGGCTGGCGAAGCCATGCCGCAACCGATCGAAGTGAGCGACGCCACTGGCGCGATCTCGCTTCCTGAAGGATTTGACCGTTGGCCGACCCTTGGCGCCTGGGCCACGGCCTCGGCCGGTCCGGACACGCCAGTCAACGAACTGCACACCGTTTATGTGTCGCCGGGCGGCATCGAAAGCTACCGCAAGGACGGCGTCTTCGCCGATGGCACCGTGCTGGTGAAGGCGGTTTCCGACGTCAAGGCGGCTCCGCTCACCACCGGCAATGCGCACTGGGCCGCCAAGGACAAGGTCTGGTTCGTGATGGTCAAGGATTCGAAGAACAGCCACAAGGACAACCCCTTGTGGCGCGAAGGCTGGGGCTGGGCCCTGTTCGACGCCGGCGATCCGAGCAAGCAGGTGGCAACCTCGTTCGAGGAAACCTGCCAGACCTGCCACGAGCCGGCCAAGGACAGCGACTGGATCTACAGCGCCGCATATCCGGTGCTGCATGATGGTGAGCCGAAGAAGGCATCCTGGGACCCGAACTAG
- a CDS encoding DEAD/DEAH box helicase translates to MTQFSDLGLSQPVLQALDLKGYSTPTPIQVQAIPPVLEGRDLMGIAQTGTGKTAAFMLPSIDRLRDAEKQTPFKSCRMLVLAPTRELAGQIAQSAKDYGALAGLKVQSIVGGTSVNKDRNKLHRGTDILVATPGRLLDLIDQKAFVLNGVEILVLDEADQMLDLGFIHALRRISQLVPEDRQTLFFSATMPKQIQELVGKYCRNPVKVSVTPESTTAERIDQYLFMVQQDEKQTLLEMILSERHPVPGKFERVLIFARTKHGCDRVVKRLGQVGIPANAIHGNKSQPQRERALDEFKRAKTPILIATDVAARGIDIPGVSHVINYELPNVPEQYVHRIGRTARAGRDGIAIAFCAEDEREYLKDIRKKTDAEFERLPLPDNFRAVVEGVGPTKREQKPKLARPKVRPTGDAAGRKPKAKNRHPDRAGKPRREGSETSPAARPQGKRPGGGRNRSRNRRGSPGGLRHA, encoded by the coding sequence ATGACACAGTTTTCAGACCTCGGGCTGTCGCAGCCCGTTCTTCAGGCGCTTGACCTCAAGGGTTACAGCACGCCTACCCCAATCCAGGTGCAGGCGATCCCGCCGGTTCTCGAAGGGCGCGACCTGATGGGCATCGCCCAGACGGGCACCGGCAAGACCGCCGCCTTCATGCTGCCCAGCATCGACCGCCTGCGCGATGCCGAAAAGCAGACGCCGTTCAAGTCCTGCCGCATGCTGGTGCTTGCACCAACGCGCGAGCTGGCCGGGCAGATCGCCCAGTCAGCCAAGGACTACGGCGCGCTTGCGGGCCTCAAGGTGCAGTCGATCGTCGGCGGTACCTCGGTCAACAAGGACCGCAACAAGCTGCACCGCGGGACCGACATCCTCGTCGCCACTCCTGGCCGCCTGCTCGACCTGATCGACCAGAAGGCCTTCGTGTTGAACGGCGTCGAGATCCTCGTCCTCGACGAGGCCGACCAGATGCTCGACCTTGGCTTCATCCACGCCCTGCGCCGGATCAGCCAGCTGGTGCCCGAAGATCGCCAGACGCTGTTCTTCAGCGCCACCATGCCGAAGCAGATCCAGGAACTGGTCGGCAAGTATTGCCGCAACCCGGTCAAGGTCTCGGTGACTCCCGAAAGCACCACGGCTGAACGCATCGACCAGTACCTGTTCATGGTCCAGCAGGATGAAAAGCAGACGCTGCTTGAGATGATCCTGTCCGAACGCCATCCGGTGCCGGGCAAGTTCGAGCGCGTGCTGATCTTCGCCCGCACAAAGCATGGCTGTGATCGGGTGGTGAAGCGGCTCGGCCAGGTCGGCATTCCGGCTAATGCGATCCATGGCAACAAGAGCCAGCCGCAGCGCGAACGTGCGCTCGACGAGTTCAAGCGCGCCAAGACCCCGATCCTGATTGCGACCGACGTTGCGGCCCGCGGGATCGACATCCCCGGCGTCAGCCACGTGATCAACTACGAGCTGCCCAACGTGCCCGAGCAATACGTTCACCGTATCGGGCGTACCGCCCGTGCGGGCCGCGACGGCATCGCCATCGCCTTCTGTGCCGAGGATGAGCGCGAGTATCTCAAGGATATTCGCAAGAAGACCGACGCCGAGTTCGAGCGCCTGCCGTTGCCCGACAATTTCCGGGCGGTGGTGGAGGGCGTTGGCCCGACCAAGCGCGAACAGAAGCCGAAGCTGGCCCGTCCGAAGGTGCGCCCCACCGGGGATGCCGCCGGCAGGAAGCCGAAAGCGAAGAACCGGCATCCGGATCGGGCTGGGAAGCCCAGGCGCGAAGGCAGCGAAACCTCGCCCGCCGCGCGGCCTCAGGGCAAGCGCCCCGGCGGCGGCCGCAACCGGAGCCGGAATCGCCGCGGTTCGCCGGGTGGACTGCGCCACGCATAA
- a CDS encoding VOC family protein, whose product MPRTAYRLPLSLAGIAFAFAAPLAAQDASATEQEAETLALNHIGLAVSDLDASASFFIDTLGWKPAGGDPSYPAKFVTNGEMFVTLWRVTDPASAVPFDRKTNVGLHHMAITVRDLATLDALYQRFQEHPRVEIEFGPEFLGNGPTTHMMIREPSGIRLEFIVPRGRMSEEERARPNPRTRD is encoded by the coding sequence ATGCCTCGTACCGCCTATCGCTTGCCGCTTTCCCTTGCGGGAATTGCCTTTGCCTTCGCAGCCCCATTGGCCGCCCAGGATGCCTCCGCGACCGAGCAGGAAGCCGAGACGCTGGCGCTCAATCACATCGGGCTGGCGGTCAGCGATCTCGATGCCAGCGCCAGCTTCTTCATCGATACGCTGGGCTGGAAGCCGGCGGGTGGCGATCCCAGTTACCCGGCCAAGTTCGTTACCAATGGCGAAATGTTCGTCACCCTGTGGCGCGTCACCGATCCGGCGAGCGCGGTGCCCTTCGATCGCAAGACCAACGTCGGGCTGCACCACATGGCCATCACCGTGCGCGACCTGGCCACGCTCGACGCGCTTTACCAACGTTTCCAGGAGCATCCGCGGGTCGAGATCGAATTCGGCCCCGAGTTCCTGGGCAATGGCCCGACGACCCACATGATGATCCGCGAGCCCTCGGGCATCCGGCTCGAATTCATCGTCCCGCGTGGCCGGATGAGCGAGGAAGAACGCGCCCGCCCCAACCCGCGCACCCGCGACTAG
- a CDS encoding retropepsin-like aspartic protease, translating to MKALLPIAAFAALATPAHAEELHVRGDRLFVPVEIGGERVEALLDSGAEVTVLDRAFAARIDLGAGETVTARGTGAASVEATLIENLPVRALGRELVASIAAIVDLSDVGARLIGGPLPAVLGREVFDAGRLEIDIEGGTIDWLADEAMPDGTRLPLSAAHGIETIPVSFGTTEVQADFDLGNGTGLLVSQALVDRLGLTPVGVEPGGGLGGAKGRPVIIVPELTIAGQVFQDVRAHVDEVAQVDANVGVAQLRSFAIVTDFPGRAVWFARREN from the coding sequence ATGAAAGCCCTCCTTCCAATCGCCGCCTTCGCGGCGCTGGCGACGCCTGCACACGCCGAAGAACTGCATGTGCGCGGAGATCGCCTGTTCGTGCCGGTCGAGATCGGAGGCGAGAGGGTTGAGGCCCTGCTCGATTCCGGCGCGGAGGTCACCGTGCTCGACCGCGCCTTCGCCGCCCGGATCGATCTTGGCGCAGGGGAAACGGTAACAGCCCGTGGTACGGGCGCCGCCTCTGTCGAGGCGACCCTCATCGAGAACCTCCCGGTGCGCGCCCTTGGCCGCGAACTCGTCGCTTCGATTGCCGCCATTGTGGACTTGAGCGACGTCGGTGCGCGCCTCATAGGCGGGCCGCTGCCGGCAGTGCTCGGGCGCGAAGTGTTTGACGCCGGACGCCTCGAGATCGACATCGAGGGTGGCACCATCGATTGGCTGGCGGACGAGGCTATGCCGGATGGCACGCGCCTGCCGCTTAGCGCCGCGCATGGCATCGAGACCATCCCGGTCAGCTTCGGCACAACCGAGGTCCAGGCCGATTTCGACCTGGGCAATGGTACCGGGCTGCTGGTCTCGCAGGCCCTGGTCGACCGGCTTGGCCTTACGCCTGTGGGGGTCGAACCGGGTGGAGGCCTTGGTGGGGCCAAGGGCCGCCCCGTGATTATCGTGCCCGAACTGACCATCGCCGGTCAGGTCTTCCAGGATGTCCGTGCGCATGTTGACGAAGTTGCGCAGGTCGATGCCAATGTCGGCGTCGCGCAACTGCGCAGCTTCGCGATCGTGACAGACTTTCCCGGCCGGGCCGTGTGGTTCGCGCGCCGGGAGAACTGA
- a CDS encoding tautomerase family protein has product MPLVTIDVIKDVFTPDQKRELIEKVTEAMVDVEGEAMRPVTWVRIMEVEQGDWAIGGQRLGAADVHALAGKKAA; this is encoded by the coding sequence ATGCCGCTAGTTACCATCGACGTGATCAAGGACGTTTTCACCCCCGACCAGAAGCGCGAGCTGATCGAAAAGGTCACCGAAGCCATGGTCGATGTCGAAGGCGAAGCCATGCGCCCGGTTACCTGGGTGCGCATCATGGAAGTCGAGCAGGGCGATTGGGCCATCGGCGGCCAGCGCCTCGGCGCGGCGGACGTCCATGCGCTGGCAGGAAAGAAAGCCGCCTGA
- a CDS encoding winged helix-turn-helix domain-containing tetratricopeptide repeat protein yields the protein MADFTPQTYRFDGFELDAARFELRHNGVRVPVEPQVLSLLLLLVEHRERMLSKDEIIDAVWDGRIVSESAVSARIKAARKAIDDDGSAQRLIRTIHGKGFRFIGEVQAATPAAAAPAPAPPAADLRMGRPSIAVLPFDLVGEHGPHAIVADALPADIIMDLARLHWLFVIARGSSFRFRGNEADPVAVGRALNVRYCLTGTVERRGSEVAIAVALVETGGGETLWAERYDCALAELQGLRPQIEARVVESLATQIPQNEVRLARGRPARELDAWASFHLGLDHMYRFTHADNDRAAALFAQSLERDPYFARALAGLSFTHFQNAFMAYGGDAEAEKEHARSLAQRAIEADRLDPFAHFSVGRCFWLEGRLEESIGWFDRATSLSPSFAQGIYNRGLVSTIAGKAEQADRDLALALELSPIDPMAYAMISSRALTHVQFGDFERAAEYGERAACTPGAHKHIMLIAAFTKQLIGRHEEAQAWLARARELDAGIDAASFFRSFPYAHNAARETIERSLRELGV from the coding sequence TTGGCGGATTTCACGCCGCAGACCTATCGTTTCGACGGCTTCGAACTCGACGCCGCCCGCTTCGAACTGCGTCACAACGGGGTACGCGTCCCGGTAGAACCGCAGGTTCTCTCCCTGTTGCTCCTGCTGGTCGAGCACCGCGAGCGGATGCTTTCGAAGGACGAGATCATCGACGCGGTGTGGGATGGGAGGATCGTATCCGAATCCGCCGTGTCCGCGCGGATCAAGGCGGCGCGCAAGGCGATCGACGATGACGGAAGCGCCCAGCGGCTGATCCGCACGATCCACGGCAAGGGCTTTCGCTTCATCGGCGAAGTCCAGGCGGCCACGCCTGCTGCGGCAGCGCCTGCCCCCGCCCCGCCCGCTGCGGATCTGCGCATGGGACGCCCCTCGATCGCGGTGCTGCCCTTCGACCTGGTGGGCGAGCACGGCCCGCACGCCATCGTCGCCGATGCGCTGCCGGCCGACATCATCATGGACCTGGCACGGTTGCACTGGCTGTTCGTCATCGCCCGCGGATCGAGCTTTCGCTTCCGCGGCAACGAGGCCGATCCGGTCGCGGTCGGTCGCGCACTCAACGTCCGCTATTGCCTGACCGGCACGGTTGAGCGGCGCGGCAGCGAGGTCGCGATTGCCGTCGCGCTGGTCGAGACCGGTGGCGGCGAAACGCTATGGGCCGAACGCTATGACTGTGCGCTCGCCGAATTGCAGGGGTTGCGGCCGCAGATCGAAGCACGCGTGGTCGAAAGCCTGGCCACCCAAATCCCGCAGAATGAGGTCCGCTTGGCTCGTGGCCGCCCGGCGCGCGAGCTCGATGCCTGGGCCAGTTTCCATCTCGGGCTCGATCACATGTACCGCTTCACCCATGCCGACAACGACCGCGCGGCAGCACTGTTTGCGCAGTCGCTCGAGCGTGATCCCTATTTCGCGCGCGCGCTGGCAGGTCTCTCCTTCACCCATTTCCAGAACGCCTTCATGGCCTATGGCGGCGATGCGGAAGCCGAAAAGGAACACGCGCGCAGCCTTGCCCAGCGCGCGATCGAGGCCGACCGGCTCGATCCCTTCGCGCATTTCAGCGTCGGGCGCTGCTTCTGGCTGGAGGGACGGCTGGAAGAGAGCATCGGCTGGTTCGACCGCGCGACCAGCCTCAGCCCCAGTTTCGCGCAGGGCATTTACAATCGCGGACTGGTGTCGACCATCGCGGGCAAGGCCGAGCAGGCCGATCGCGACCTGGCGTTGGCGCTCGAGCTCAGCCCGATCGATCCGATGGCCTATGCGATGATCTCGAGCCGCGCGCTGACCCATGTGCAGTTCGGCGATTTCGAGAGAGCCGCCGAATATGGCGAACGTGCGGCCTGCACGCCTGGCGCGCACAAGCACATCATGCTGATCGCCGCCTTCACCAAGCAACTGATCGGCCGGCACGAAGAAGCACAGGCCTGGCTGGCCCGCGCCCGCGAGCTTGACGCGGGCATCGACGCGGCAAGCTTCTTCCGCTCCTTCCCCTACGCGCACAACGCCGCCCGCGAAACGATCGAGCGGAGCTTGCGGGAACTGGGGGTCTAG
- the pgi gene encoding glucose-6-phosphate isomerase: MSTPADLWSTLSGLPRPTLGELFADHGAARVGALSGRLELGGAGGGILFDWSKTHLDDAVIVAFEKLAEAMDFTGMRAKLFGGEVVNPTEGRAADHATLRGTGDPVKVEEAMALIDRMGMLVEAIHQGVFGEVEHLIHIGIGGSALGPALGVDALSRDLSYCDVHVVSNIDGVALEQAFAACDPAKTLVAVASKTFTTIETMTNAESALKWLRDNGVSDPGGRVIALTAAPERAVEWGVDETRILPFQESVGGRYSIWSSIGFPIAMAVGMEDFRAMLAGAQAVDAHFRDTDGVANLVLRAAFADLYYTHVRGCQTRAVFAYDERLGLFPDYLQQLEMESNGKRVTATGAPVDSPTAPITWGGVGTDAQHAVFQLLHQGTHLIPVDFIASVAPGDELDPAHHRILLTNCFAQGAALMAGGNMSADGKDPARAFPGDRPSATILCDDLDAATLGALIAFHEHRTFASAVLMGINPFDQFGVELGKKMAKDIEAGGAAFDASTEALLKAAGLS; encoded by the coding sequence ATGAGTACCCCTGCCGACCTCTGGAGCACGCTTTCTGGGCTGCCACGACCGACGCTGGGCGAGCTATTCGCCGATCACGGCGCCGCCCGGGTAGGGGCGCTGTCCGGTCGGCTTGAGCTGGGCGGCGCCGGCGGCGGCATTCTGTTCGACTGGTCGAAGACGCATCTCGACGACGCGGTGATCGTGGCATTCGAAAAGCTCGCCGAGGCGATGGATTTCACCGGCATGCGGGCCAAGCTGTTCGGCGGCGAAGTGGTCAACCCGACCGAGGGACGCGCCGCCGACCATGCGACGCTGCGCGGCACCGGCGACCCGGTCAAGGTCGAGGAAGCGATGGCGCTGATCGATCGCATGGGAATGCTGGTCGAGGCGATCCACCAGGGCGTGTTTGGCGAGGTCGAGCACCTCATCCACATCGGCATCGGCGGCAGCGCACTGGGTCCGGCGCTGGGCGTCGACGCGCTCAGCCGCGACCTCAGCTATTGCGACGTTCATGTCGTTTCGAACATCGACGGCGTGGCGCTGGAGCAGGCCTTCGCCGCCTGCGATCCGGCCAAGACGCTGGTCGCGGTGGCGAGCAAGACCTTCACCACCATCGAAACCATGACCAATGCCGAAAGCGCGCTCAAATGGCTGCGCGACAATGGCGTGTCCGACCCGGGCGGACGGGTGATCGCGCTTACCGCCGCGCCCGAAAGGGCGGTCGAATGGGGGGTCGACGAGACCCGCATCCTACCCTTCCAGGAAAGCGTCGGTGGGCGATACTCCATATGGTCGAGCATCGGCTTTCCCATCGCCATGGCAGTCGGGATGGAGGATTTTCGCGCGATGCTGGCCGGGGCCCAGGCGGTCGACGCGCATTTCCGTGATACCGATGGCGTGGCGAACCTCGTGCTGCGCGCAGCCTTTGCCGACCTCTACTACACCCATGTCCGCGGCTGCCAGACGCGCGCTGTCTTCGCCTATGACGAACGGCTCGGCTTGTTCCCCGACTATCTCCAGCAACTCGAGATGGAATCGAACGGCAAGCGCGTCACCGCCACCGGCGCCCCGGTTGATAGCCCGACCGCGCCGATCACCTGGGGCGGGGTGGGCACCGATGCCCAGCACGCGGTGTTCCAGCTGCTCCACCAGGGCACGCATCTGATCCCGGTCGATTTCATCGCCAGCGTTGCTCCGGGAGACGAGCTCGACCCGGCCCACCACCGCATCCTGCTGACCAATTGCTTCGCGCAGGGCGCTGCGCTGATGGCAGGCGGCAACATGAGCGCGGACGGCAAGGACCCGGCACGCGCCTTCCCCGGCGACCGCCCCAGCGCGACGATCCTGTGCGACGATCTCGACGCCGCGACCCTCGGCGCGCTGATCGCCTTCCACGAACACCGCACCTTTGCCAGCGCAGTGCTGATGGGCATCAACCCCTTCGACCAGTTCGGGGTCGAGCTGGGCAAGAAGATGGCCAAGGATATCGAAGCGGGCGGGGCGGCGTTCGACGCGAGCACCGAAGCGCTGCTCAAGGCGGCGGGGCTTTCCTAG
- the lepB gene encoding signal peptidase I → MDTNPVAAQDTPDSVEKESWGSFLWFCTKLVLAVLLFRTLLFSFFTIPSESMLPGLQTGDYLIAAKWPYGYNENSLPLGLPGPADRVFGKIPERGDVVVFKHPEDGTDYVKRVIGLPGDTVAMADGQLILNGELVEKKRAGQFAIAVSPNTRCNSRAAEIPVANGTTQCRYRLFEERLPGGRSYLSLDLGPSVQDDFSPVVVPEGKLFVMGDNRDNSMDSRFPSLPGGGVGLVDERLLVARASVVLWSTDGSAEWIKPWTWFTSARWDRIGHSI, encoded by the coding sequence ATGGATACGAATCCGGTCGCGGCCCAGGACACACCGGACAGCGTGGAAAAGGAAAGCTGGGGCAGCTTCCTGTGGTTCTGCACCAAGCTGGTATTGGCGGTGCTGCTGTTCCGCACGCTGCTGTTCAGCTTCTTCACCATTCCCAGCGAAAGCATGCTGCCCGGCCTGCAGACGGGCGATTACCTGATCGCGGCGAAGTGGCCCTATGGCTATAACGAGAATTCACTGCCGTTGGGCCTGCCCGGCCCGGCCGATCGCGTTTTCGGCAAGATACCCGAACGCGGCGATGTGGTGGTGTTCAAGCACCCGGAAGACGGCACCGATTACGTGAAGCGGGTGATCGGCCTCCCGGGCGACACGGTTGCGATGGCCGACGGCCAGCTGATCCTGAACGGCGAGCTGGTCGAAAAGAAGCGAGCGGGCCAGTTCGCTATCGCAGTCAGTCCCAATACGCGTTGCAACAGCCGGGCCGCGGAAATCCCCGTGGCGAATGGCACGACCCAATGCCGCTACCGCCTGTTCGAAGAGAGGTTGCCGGGCGGCAGAAGCTACCTGTCGCTCGATCTCGGTCCGTCAGTACAGGACGACTTCAGCCCCGTTGTGGTGCCCGAAGGCAAGCTGTTCGTGATGGGCGACAACCGCGATAATTCGATGGACAGCCGCTTCCCTTCGCTGCCCGGCGGCGGCGTGGGGCTGGTCGACGAGCGCCTGCTCGTGGCGCGCGCCAGCGTCGTGCTGTGGTCGACCGACGGCAGCGCTGAATGGATCAAGCCTTGGACTTGGTTCACCTCGGCACGGTGGGATAGAATCGGGCATTCGATATGA
- the rnc gene encoding ribonuclease III, with amino-acid sequence MNKTLDPETRDWLIETGFTVRDNAMWLAALTHGSMDEIRNYQRLEFLGDRVLGLSIADWLFSQGDAPEGKLAQRLNAIVSRGTCADVARSIGLAEHIRISKQARADGGRDSDNILGDVVESLLGAEFLDNGFDAARAMVHRLFRPVLESGAGHAKHPKSALQEWAAGNRRKPPEYEIIDRSGPDHATTFTVRVKVYKVGEAEGTASSKSEAEKAAAKAFMERYG; translated from the coding sequence ATGAACAAGACACTCGATCCGGAGACTCGCGACTGGCTCATCGAAACGGGTTTTACCGTGCGTGACAATGCGATGTGGCTGGCCGCGCTGACGCATGGCAGCATGGACGAGATCCGCAATTACCAGCGCCTCGAATTCCTTGGCGACCGCGTGCTGGGCCTGAGCATTGCCGACTGGCTGTTCAGCCAGGGGGATGCGCCCGAAGGCAAGCTTGCGCAGCGGCTCAACGCTATCGTCAGCCGTGGCACCTGCGCCGACGTGGCCCGGTCGATCGGACTGGCAGAGCATATCCGCATTTCGAAGCAGGCGCGGGCCGACGGCGGGCGCGACAGCGACAATATCCTGGGCGATGTCGTCGAGAGCTTGCTTGGCGCCGAATTCCTCGACAATGGCTTCGACGCTGCGCGCGCGATGGTCCACAGGCTGTTCCGCCCCGTCCTGGAAAGCGGTGCAGGCCATGCCAAACATCCCAAGAGCGCATTGCAGGAATGGGCCGCGGGCAACCGGCGCAAGCCGCCCGAATACGAGATAATCGACCGGTCGGGCCCCGATCACGCGACGACATTCACCGTTCGGGTCAAGGTCTACAAGGTCGGCGAAGCGGAGGGCACCGCGAGCAGCAAGAGCGAGGCCGAGAAGGCCGCTGCCAAGGCATTTATGGAGCGATACGGGTGA